Proteins found in one Hypericibacter terrae genomic segment:
- the ftsH gene encoding ATP-dependent metallopeptidase FtsH/Yme1/Tma family protein, producing MALDKKHTLNTWYFLAAIGAVFLLQYLFLLAQQVAPISYSRFQELLKAGKIAELTVTETRITGTLKSPEPGGVRYFETRRVPEDIAAESAIYGVTVTGGTDNTWLRDILSWVLPVLLFFGLWVFVFRRIIEKQGMGGGFMTVGRSKAKVYVETDTKVTFADVAGVDEAKAELQEIVAFLKEPDRYGRLGARIPKGILLVGPPGTGKTLLARAVAGEASVPFFSISGSEFVELFVGVGAARVRDLFEQARAKAPAIIFIDELDALGRARSPFSFGGGNDEKEQTLNQLLAELDGFDPRQGLVLLAATNRPEILDPALLRAGRFDRQVLVDRPDRKGRVDILKVHMKKAKLGIDVDPEQIAALTPGFSGADLANLVNEAALMATRRGGDSVAMEDFTMAIERIVAGLEKRNRLLNPLEREVVAYHEMGHTLVALTLPGSDKVHKVSIIPRGIGSLGYTIQRPIEDRYLMRRDELENKMAVLLGGRAAEKIVFGELSTGAADDLAKVTDIARSMVMRYGMVEKLGQVTFEEERSPFLAGPGMAPPPAEKRYSEETAREIDRAVQGFVEEAFARAIAVLNERRPTLEQGAKWLLQKETLTEADLTTLLATPVATLPAVGERQAAP from the coding sequence TTGGCGCTGGACAAGAAGCACACACTCAACACCTGGTATTTCCTCGCGGCGATCGGAGCCGTGTTCCTGCTGCAATATCTGTTCTTGCTGGCCCAGCAGGTCGCGCCCATTTCCTACAGCCGATTCCAGGAACTGCTGAAGGCCGGCAAGATCGCCGAGCTGACCGTGACCGAGACGCGGATCACCGGAACCCTGAAGTCTCCGGAACCCGGCGGCGTCCGCTATTTCGAGACCCGCCGGGTACCCGAGGACATCGCGGCCGAAAGCGCGATCTACGGCGTGACGGTCACCGGCGGCACGGACAATACCTGGCTGCGCGACATCCTCTCCTGGGTCCTGCCGGTCCTGCTGTTCTTCGGGCTCTGGGTGTTCGTCTTTCGACGGATCATCGAGAAGCAGGGCATGGGCGGCGGGTTCATGACGGTCGGGCGCAGCAAGGCCAAGGTCTATGTGGAGACCGACACGAAGGTGACCTTTGCCGACGTCGCGGGCGTCGACGAGGCGAAAGCGGAGCTGCAGGAGATTGTCGCCTTCCTCAAGGAGCCGGATCGCTATGGCCGCCTGGGCGCCCGCATCCCGAAGGGCATCCTGCTGGTCGGTCCGCCCGGCACCGGCAAGACGCTGCTGGCCAGAGCCGTCGCCGGCGAAGCGAGCGTGCCGTTCTTCTCGATCAGCGGGTCGGAGTTCGTCGAGCTCTTCGTCGGCGTCGGCGCCGCGCGCGTGCGCGATCTCTTCGAGCAGGCGCGTGCCAAGGCGCCGGCCATCATCTTCATCGACGAGCTGGACGCGCTGGGACGCGCCCGCAGTCCCTTCAGCTTCGGCGGCGGCAACGACGAAAAGGAGCAGACCCTCAATCAGCTCCTGGCCGAGCTCGACGGGTTCGATCCGCGCCAGGGACTGGTGCTGCTGGCCGCTACGAACCGGCCGGAAATCCTGGATCCGGCGCTGTTGCGCGCCGGGCGCTTCGACCGGCAGGTGCTGGTCGACCGGCCCGACCGCAAGGGACGCGTCGACATCCTCAAGGTCCATATGAAGAAGGCGAAACTGGGCATCGACGTCGATCCCGAGCAGATTGCGGCATTGACGCCCGGCTTCTCGGGCGCGGATCTCGCCAACCTCGTCAACGAGGCGGCCCTGATGGCGACCCGGCGCGGCGGCGACTCCGTGGCGATGGAGGATTTTACGATGGCGATCGAGCGGATCGTGGCCGGGCTGGAGAAGCGCAACCGGCTTTTGAATCCGCTGGAGCGCGAGGTTGTGGCCTATCACGAGATGGGGCACACCCTCGTCGCCTTGACCCTGCCGGGCTCGGACAAGGTCCATAAGGTCTCGATCATTCCCCGCGGCATCGGCTCGCTCGGCTACACCATCCAGCGCCCGATCGAGGACCGCTATCTGATGCGGCGCGACGAATTGGAGAACAAGATGGCGGTTCTGCTGGGCGGCCGCGCGGCGGAGAAGATCGTGTTCGGCGAGCTTTCCACGGGTGCCGCGGACGATCTGGCGAAGGTCACCGACATCGCCCGCAGCATGGTCATGCGCTATGGCATGGTCGAGAAGCTCGGCCAGGTCACCTTCGAGGAAGAGCGCAGCCCCTTCCTGGCCGGTCCCGGCATGGCACCGCCGCCCGCCGAAAAGCGCTATAGCGAGGAAACGGCGCGCGAAATCGACCGGGCGGTGCAGGGCTTCGTCGAGGAGGCCTTTGCCCGGGCGATCGCTGTGCTGAACGAGCGGCGGCCGACCCTGGAGCAGGGCGCGAAATGGCTGCTGCAAAAGGAAACGCTGACCGAGGCGGACCTGACGACCTTGCTTGCGACGCCGGTTGCAACATTGCCGGCGGTCGGCGAGCGTCAGGCGGCACCTTAG
- a CDS encoding DMT family transporter, which translates to MARSSERAIAGGLLLANLAVAGSALFWGTLWWPMRQLAARGVDGPWVAVLTFATPVLFLLPVAFWRRRHFRSGGWLLIGTGLLIGTSSMLYADGVLVGEIVRVLLLFYLMPVWSVLFERLIIGTPVTPTRFGTIALGLVGMVVLMGFENGFPFPRSLGDWFGLASGVCWALGIVLVRLGGPTGAFEKTYAQFAGALLAGLLLMPLILSPVPPFPVNAITDHWLWLLAIAAFWLIPTAGLSLWGAGQLSPVRSALLLMFEVPVGVISSVLLTDEPFGLREMIGGALIVGAAVLDVLLVPQEAEPAKEQKA; encoded by the coding sequence ATGGCACGCTCGTCTGAGAGGGCGATCGCCGGCGGGCTGCTGCTGGCCAACCTGGCGGTGGCCGGCTCCGCCCTGTTCTGGGGCACGCTCTGGTGGCCGATGCGCCAGTTGGCGGCCCGCGGGGTCGACGGGCCCTGGGTTGCCGTACTTACCTTCGCGACGCCGGTCCTGTTCCTGCTCCCGGTGGCGTTCTGGCGACGCCGGCATTTCCGTTCCGGGGGATGGCTGCTGATCGGCACGGGTCTGCTGATCGGCACATCGAGCATGCTCTATGCCGACGGCGTGCTGGTCGGCGAGATCGTCCGCGTGCTGCTGTTGTTCTATCTCATGCCGGTCTGGAGCGTCCTGTTCGAGCGCCTGATTATCGGCACCCCGGTCACCCCGACGCGCTTCGGCACGATCGCGCTGGGCCTGGTCGGCATGGTCGTGCTGATGGGCTTCGAGAACGGCTTTCCCTTCCCGCGCTCCCTGGGCGACTGGTTCGGGCTGGCGTCGGGCGTCTGTTGGGCGCTGGGCATCGTGCTCGTCCGCCTCGGGGGGCCCACCGGTGCTTTCGAGAAGACTTACGCCCAATTCGCCGGTGCCCTGCTGGCCGGGCTCTTGCTGATGCCCCTGATTCTCAGCCCCGTGCCGCCGTTCCCAGTAAACGCCATCACCGATCATTGGCTGTGGCTGCTGGCCATCGCCGCGTTCTGGCTGATCCCGACGGCGGGCTTGAGCCTGTGGGGGGCGGGGCAGCTGTCGCCGGTGCGCTCGGCGCTCCTCTTGATGTTCGAGGTTCCGGTCGGGGTGATTTCGTCGGTTCTCCTGACCGACGAACCCTTCGGTCTGCGCGAGATGATCGGCGGCGCCCTCATCGTCGGTGCGGCGGTGCTCGACGTGCTGCTGGTGCCGCAGGAGGCGGAGCCGGCGAAGGAGCAGAAAGCCTAA
- a CDS encoding phosphate/phosphite/phosphonate ABC transporter substrate-binding protein, which translates to MTIAGLPMYDPQLLHAATDAWWTGLARAFRHEGIEDLPDHLTRGMPEYALWARPDLIFAQTCGYPLMKSFRDRLKVVATPVYDAPGCEGAHYRSWILVREASPLMQLAELRGTRVAYNSTDSQSGYNVLRAMLAPLAKSGHFVSAAIETGGHRKSIAAVREGRADFAAIDCVTYAILMRHQPQLLYGTRVIAGSPPAPSLPYVTAKETSDDDLARMRNGLKEALIEPDLAWAREALLIAGAEILAEDAYETMLTQEREALAQGYGTLV; encoded by the coding sequence ATGACCATCGCCGGCTTGCCGATGTACGACCCGCAGCTGCTGCATGCGGCAACCGATGCCTGGTGGACCGGCCTGGCCCGGGCGTTCCGCCATGAAGGGATCGAGGATCTCCCCGACCACCTCACGCGGGGCATGCCCGAATACGCGCTGTGGGCAAGGCCCGACCTGATCTTCGCCCAGACCTGCGGTTATCCGCTGATGAAGAGTTTCCGCGACCGGCTCAAGGTGGTGGCGACGCCGGTCTATGACGCGCCCGGCTGCGAGGGCGCGCATTACCGGAGCTGGATCCTGGTGCGAGAGGCAAGCCCCCTGATGCAGCTCGCCGAGCTGCGCGGGACGCGCGTTGCCTATAACTCGACGGACTCCCAGTCGGGCTACAACGTGCTGCGCGCGATGCTCGCGCCCTTGGCGAAGAGTGGGCACTTCGTCTCGGCGGCGATCGAGACAGGCGGCCATCGCAAAAGCATCGCGGCCGTGCGCGAGGGTCGCGCCGACTTCGCCGCGATTGATTGCGTGACCTACGCGATCCTGATGCGCCATCAGCCGCAGCTGCTCTATGGAACGCGCGTCATCGCCGGCAGCCCGCCGGCGCCGTCGCTGCCCTATGTGACGGCGAAGGAGACCTCCGACGACGATCTGGCGCGGATGAGAAACGGCCTCAAAGAGGCGCTGATCGAGCCGGACCTCGCCTGGGCAAGGGAGGCGCTGCTGATCGCGGGCGCCGAGATTCTCGCCGAGGACGCCTATGAGACCATGCTGACCCAGGAACGCGAGGCACTGGCGCAAGGCTATGGCACGCTCGTCTGA
- a CDS encoding GFA family protein: MCGAVRYRIFAALNSVSSCHCSQCRRQHGAPGSYSGGLPVESVVIDGVENLRWYRSSAEARRGFCRECGSKLFWQASDRQTIDVATGSLDQPTGLRLARHIFVADKGDYYEIADDVPRFAGSSSS; encoded by the coding sequence TTGTGCGGTGCCGTCCGCTATCGCATCTTCGCAGCCCTCAATTCGGTGAGCAGCTGCCATTGCAGCCAATGCCGCCGCCAGCATGGCGCGCCCGGCAGCTATTCGGGCGGACTGCCGGTCGAAAGCGTCGTTATCGACGGCGTCGAGAATTTGCGCTGGTATCGGTCTTCGGCCGAGGCGCGACGAGGGTTCTGCCGCGAATGCGGCTCCAAGCTGTTCTGGCAGGCGAGCGACCGGCAGACGATCGATGTCGCCACCGGCAGTCTCGATCAGCCGACCGGCCTGCGCCTCGCCCGACATATCTTCGTCGCCGACAAGGGCGATTATTACGAGATCGCGGACGACGTTCCACGTTTTGCAGGCAGCAGTTCCTCATGA
- a CDS encoding GFA family protein → MSQIRQLPTHATGHCLCGAIRFEIEGPLRDVVVCHCSQCRRQHGAPPGYTQAAWEHIRFEGEESLAWYRSSEKARRGFCRICGSSLFWEPIGTGRVSIAAGALDAPTGLRTVRHIFVADKGDYYEIHDGAEQLSGSMLTLGRP, encoded by the coding sequence ATGAGCCAGATTCGACAATTGCCGACCCATGCGACCGGCCATTGCCTCTGCGGGGCGATCCGTTTCGAGATCGAGGGGCCGTTGCGGGACGTGGTGGTGTGCCATTGCAGCCAGTGCCGGCGCCAGCACGGCGCTCCGCCCGGCTACACCCAGGCGGCCTGGGAGCATATCCGCTTCGAGGGGGAGGAATCCCTGGCCTGGTATCGCTCCTCGGAGAAGGCGCGGCGGGGCTTCTGCCGGATTTGCGGCTCCAGCCTGTTCTGGGAGCCGATCGGGACCGGCCGGGTGTCGATCGCCGCCGGCGCGCTCGACGCGCCCACGGGCCTCAGGACCGTCCGCCATATCTTCGTCGCCGACAAAGGCGACTATTACGAGATCCATGACGGCGCGGAGCAGCTTTCGGGTTCGATGCTGACCCTCGGCCGCCCATGA
- a CDS encoding fatty acid desaturase, which produces MARIVAFDPPSNYVRSSADVPTLLVAVGTYVTFGLLTWYSHVIPWWLLLPLGGYTVALHGSLQHEAVHGFPFRGRFLNSLLVYPSLWLWLPYLSYRESHLTHHRDERLTCPIDDPESNYLTPEQWAALGPLHRRLRLVMTTVAGRLLVTPLYCVYRAARQLLRAIATRDMQHLGQWLVHVPAVAIVLWWVMGICDMSFWKYVFCFAYPGLSLTLLRSFCEHRAAPEVGSRTAIVEAGPVMSLLYLNNNLHFVHHNEPSSPWHGRPARYRQVRDQVFAANGGYRLAGYGEILRRWFLTPKEPVIHPQGRP; this is translated from the coding sequence ATGGCCCGCATCGTCGCTTTCGACCCGCCCTCCAACTACGTCCGCAGCTCCGCCGACGTTCCCACCCTGCTTGTCGCGGTGGGGACCTATGTCACATTCGGTCTGCTCACCTGGTACAGCCACGTGATCCCCTGGTGGCTGCTCCTGCCCCTGGGCGGCTACACGGTCGCCTTGCACGGGTCGCTGCAGCATGAGGCCGTGCATGGGTTTCCCTTCCGCGGCCGGTTCCTCAACAGCCTGCTGGTCTATCCGTCGCTATGGCTCTGGCTGCCCTATCTCAGCTATCGCGAATCGCATCTGACCCATCACCGCGACGAGCGTCTCACCTGCCCGATCGACGACCCGGAATCGAACTATCTGACTCCCGAGCAGTGGGCAGCCCTCGGTCCGCTACATCGGCGCCTGCGCCTGGTCATGACCACGGTCGCCGGCCGCCTCCTCGTCACCCCGCTCTATTGCGTCTACCGCGCGGCCCGGCAATTGCTCAGGGCGATCGCGACCCGCGACATGCAGCATCTCGGTCAATGGCTGGTCCATGTGCCGGCCGTGGCCATCGTGCTCTGGTGGGTGATGGGCATCTGCGACATGTCATTCTGGAAATATGTCTTCTGCTTCGCCTATCCCGGCCTGTCGCTGACGCTCCTGCGCTCCTTCTGCGAACATCGCGCCGCGCCCGAGGTGGGCAGCCGCACCGCGATCGTCGAGGCGGGCCCGGTGATGTCGCTCCTCTATCTCAACAACAACCTGCATTTCGTGCATCACAACGAGCCGAGCTCGCCCTGGCACGGCCGGCCGGCGCGCTACCGGCAGGTGCGCGATCAGGTCTTCGCCGCCAATGGCGGCTACCGCCTCGCCGGTTATGGCGAAATCCTGCGGCGCTGGTTTCTGACGCCGAAGGAACCGGTCATCCATCCGCAAGGCCGGCCCTGA
- a CDS encoding diguanylate cyclase, with the protein MFRGRRSPALVLAFFVGILLLAAMAGSALLLGIDGGRKSQAIRALEVETGQIQAVLLALVDAQAGFASYLSTGNPNYLEPYYQGLDRERTIEDSAPGLFAAEMESGGSTVAFADLIHANLGQLALGIAEINRNGPMTKSGVEIEIRAQQIMDAIRKAVDRMQMQRQDAIALQSRDLAPRNTLAFMLAAAAGMIAIALSVAQFFAFNRQLLRRETSETALHSRGREIELSADMTNALQSVPTREESLQVIADYASRIVNEMTGSLYTYNNSRDQLVQTASWGNGLLKTELVESFMPDECWALRRGAAYLAYSGRPGVNCHHVRGSPHSYLCEPIAAQGAVFGVLHLASPGKPPEHAFATVKETARALANRLSLALANIDLRERLQGLAIRDPLTGLFNRRVLDEILIRELGRADRAKSRLGVAMVDIDHFKNFNDQFGHKAGDTILKEISGQIAKKIRVSDLACRYGGEEFVVLLPDIDSANGLRVCEKLREGIATLEPTDMVPGAPRVTISVGFSLYPDLCKDAADLIASADRALYASKHNGRNKVTIYDAAVIAPFKPANAHVGSAGLSPEARPLI; encoded by the coding sequence ATGTTTCGAGGCCGGCGTTCACCTGCGCTCGTGCTGGCATTTTTCGTGGGCATCCTGCTCCTCGCCGCCATGGCCGGATCGGCGTTGCTGCTTGGAATCGATGGCGGTCGCAAGAGTCAGGCCATTCGTGCGCTCGAGGTGGAGACCGGCCAGATCCAAGCGGTTTTATTGGCGCTGGTGGATGCCCAGGCGGGTTTCGCCAGTTACCTCTCGACGGGAAATCCAAACTATCTCGAACCCTACTATCAAGGACTCGATCGAGAACGCACGATCGAGGACTCGGCGCCCGGCCTATTCGCCGCCGAGATGGAGAGTGGTGGATCGACGGTCGCGTTTGCGGACCTGATCCACGCCAACCTCGGACAACTCGCCTTGGGCATCGCGGAAATCAACCGCAACGGCCCCATGACCAAGAGCGGCGTCGAAATCGAAATTCGCGCGCAGCAGATCATGGACGCGATTCGCAAGGCCGTCGACCGAATGCAGATGCAGCGCCAGGACGCGATCGCATTGCAGTCTCGCGATTTGGCGCCTCGCAATACGCTCGCCTTTATGCTGGCGGCCGCAGCGGGCATGATTGCGATCGCCCTGAGCGTCGCGCAGTTCTTCGCGTTCAACCGCCAACTTCTCCGGCGCGAAACCTCGGAGACTGCGCTGCACTCGCGCGGCCGAGAAATCGAGTTATCGGCCGACATGACGAACGCGCTCCAATCCGTGCCGACCCGCGAGGAGAGCCTCCAGGTGATCGCCGACTACGCGTCGCGGATCGTCAACGAGATGACGGGCAGCCTCTATACCTACAACAATTCGCGCGATCAGCTGGTTCAGACCGCAAGTTGGGGCAACGGATTGTTGAAGACCGAGTTGGTGGAATCATTTATGCCCGACGAGTGCTGGGCCCTGCGTCGCGGCGCTGCCTACCTCGCCTATTCCGGCCGGCCCGGCGTCAATTGCCATCATGTGCGGGGCTCGCCGCATTCCTATCTGTGCGAGCCGATCGCCGCCCAGGGGGCCGTTTTCGGGGTCCTGCATCTGGCGTCGCCGGGCAAGCCGCCCGAACATGCCTTCGCAACGGTCAAGGAAACCGCCCGCGCCCTTGCCAATCGCCTGTCGCTGGCGCTTGCCAATATCGACTTGCGCGAAAGGCTGCAAGGGCTGGCCATTCGCGATCCCCTGACCGGACTTTTCAACCGGCGTGTCCTGGATGAGATCCTGATCCGGGAACTGGGGCGCGCCGACCGCGCCAAGTCGCGGCTCGGTGTCGCGATGGTCGATATCGACCATTTCAAGAATTTCAACGACCAGTTCGGCCACAAGGCGGGCGATACCATTCTGAAGGAGATCAGTGGCCAGATCGCCAAGAAGATCCGAGTCAGCGATCTGGCCTGCCGCTATGGCGGGGAGGAGTTCGTGGTGCTCCTGCCCGATATCGATTCCGCGAACGGTTTGCGCGTTTGCGAAAAGCTGCGAGAGGGCATCGCCACCCTCGAACCGACGGATATGGTGCCGGGCGCTCCGCGCGTCACCATCTCGGTCGGGTTCAGCCTCTATCCCGACCTCTGCAAGGATGCGGCCGATCTGATCGCAAGCGCCGACCGTGCCTTGTATGCGTCGAAGCACAATGGCCGCAACAAGGTGACGATCTATGACGCGGCTGTCATTGCGCCGTTCAAGCCGGCGAACGCCCATGTTGGTAGCGCAGGGTTATCGCCGGAGGCGCGACCTCTGATCTGA
- a CDS encoding sensor domain-containing diguanylate cyclase, producing the protein MAQKHRSLAIVVPFFVGIVLLAAMAGSALVLGIDVGRKSEEVRGLETEAVQTEAALLALVDAETGFRGYALTADAGYLEPYYQGLERLRAIEAASPSMFAIDVETDGATLRFADLVAHRLALFEQGIADIKQNGPLTGGRLDVVSQGKQVMDGIRKLVGELRAHRRADIAALSGDLAFRNMLAFGLVTAAGIIAIALSIAQFFAFNRQMRRRETSEAALQLRSREIELAADMTNALQAVPTREESLLVIADYSSQIVADMTGALYTYNNARDQLVLSASWGNPALKGELVESFGPDQCWALRRGTAYIAHSARHGLNCQHVHGVPHSYMCVPIAAQGAVYGVLHLASPAATPEIAFSGIQDTARGLANRLSLALANMDLREKLRSLAIRDPLTGLFNRRVLDEILTRELARADRARSRLGVAMIDIDHFKSFNDQFGHKAGDIVLKSVCDQIAKMLRRSDLACRYGGEEIVVLLPDIDVENGVRVCEKLREGVASIELGELVPGATHVTVSIGFSLYPDRCSDHGDLLPSADRAMYDAKRAGRNRVSAYGGPAPKPDLPLDIAQPRLETIGSTPT; encoded by the coding sequence ATGGCCCAAAAGCATCGCTCTCTTGCGATCGTCGTTCCCTTTTTTGTCGGCATCGTGCTGCTCGCTGCCATGGCGGGCTCAGCCCTGGTGCTGGGGATCGATGTCGGTCGCAAGAGTGAGGAAGTCCGTGGATTGGAAACCGAAGCGGTCCAGACCGAGGCCGCACTCTTGGCGTTGGTCGACGCCGAGACGGGATTCCGCGGCTATGCCTTGACAGCGGACGCTGGTTATCTCGAACCCTATTACCAAGGTCTGGAAAGATTGCGCGCGATCGAGGCCGCGTCGCCGTCCATGTTCGCTATCGATGTCGAGACCGACGGCGCGACCTTGCGCTTTGCCGACCTGGTCGCCCACCGGCTCGCCCTGTTCGAGCAGGGCATCGCCGACATCAAGCAGAACGGGCCTTTGACCGGCGGGCGTCTCGATGTCGTCAGCCAGGGCAAGCAGGTCATGGATGGGATCCGCAAACTGGTGGGCGAACTCCGGGCCCACCGCCGGGCGGATATCGCGGCTCTGTCCGGCGATCTGGCTTTTCGCAACATGCTCGCCTTCGGTCTGGTGACCGCGGCCGGCATCATCGCGATTGCCCTGAGCATCGCCCAGTTCTTCGCCTTCAATCGCCAGATGCGCCGACGTGAAACGTCCGAAGCCGCGCTGCAGCTCCGCAGCCGCGAGATCGAGCTGGCAGCCGACATGACCAACGCGCTCCAGGCCGTGCCGACGCGCGAGGAGAGTCTGCTGGTGATCGCCGACTATTCCTCGCAGATCGTTGCCGACATGACGGGCGCCCTCTACACCTACAACAACGCCCGCGACCAACTCGTGCTTTCCGCCTCCTGGGGCAATCCAGCCCTCAAGGGCGAGCTGGTGGAGAGCTTCGGACCCGACCAATGCTGGGCCCTGCGCCGGGGCACCGCCTACATCGCCCATTCGGCACGGCATGGCCTCAATTGCCAGCATGTGCATGGCGTACCGCATTCTTATATGTGCGTGCCGATCGCGGCGCAGGGCGCCGTCTACGGCGTCCTGCACCTGGCCTCGCCGGCCGCCACGCCCGAGATCGCCTTCAGCGGGATTCAGGACACGGCCCGGGGGCTCGCCAATCGCCTGTCGCTGGCGCTCGCCAACATGGACCTGCGCGAGAAGCTGCGCAGTCTCGCCATTCGCGATCCGCTGACCGGCCTCTTCAACCGGCGCGTCCTGGACGAGATTCTGACCCGCGAACTGGCACGCGCCGATCGCGCCCGCTCGCGCCTCGGCGTTGCAATGATCGATATCGATCATTTCAAGTCCTTCAACGATCAATTCGGCCACAAGGCCGGCGACATCGTCCTCAAATCGGTCTGCGACCAGATCGCCAAGATGCTTCGGCGCAGCGACCTCGCCTGCCGCTATGGCGGGGAGGAGATCGTCGTGCTGCTGCCCGATATCGATGTCGAGAACGGGGTGCGGGTCTGCGAGAAACTCCGGGAAGGCGTCGCGAGCATCGAGCTGGGAGAACTGGTGCCAGGCGCCACCCACGTTACGGTCTCGATCGGATTCAGCCTCTATCCCGACCGCTGCAGCGACCATGGCGATCTGCTTCCGAGCGCCGATCGCGCGATGTACGACGCCAAACGCGCTGGCCGCAACCGGGTTTCGGCCTATGGCGGTCCGGCCCCCAAGCCAGACCTGCCCTTGGACATCGCCCAGCCACGGCTCGAAACCATCGGCTCCACACCGACCTGA